The Pseudoalteromonas marina genome segment TGTATCGTCCACAAGCGGATGGGCAGTTTCCTGCCATTGTTTTTTATTCTGAGATTTTTCAGCAAACGGCTCCTATTGCTCGAAGTGCCGCACTTTTGGCAAGCCATGGTTTTGTTGTACTCGTGCCTGAGGTATTTCATGAGTTAAACCCTATCGGAACTGTACTTGCTTACGATGATGCAGGTAAAGACAAAGGCAATGCGGATAAGTGGAAAAAACCGCTTGAGCATCACGATAGCGACACACAAACATTAATCGATTTTGTAAAATTGCAGCAGTATTGCTCAGGTTCAGTGGGGGCGATGGGTGTATGTATTGGCGGACATTTAGCTTATAGAGCTGCACTTAATCCCCAAATTAAAGCAGCGTTTTGCTTATACGCAACGGATATTCACAGCAATACATTACCAGCTCAAGAAGGAAACAATTCATTTGAGCGCATGGCCGATATACAAGGTGAAATACATTTTATTTGGGGTAAACAAGACCCTCATGTACCACAAGAAGGCCGCAGTAAAATTTATCAGCAATGTGTAACGACAGGCATTAATTACCAGTGGCAAGAAGTTAACGCGCAACATGCCTTTATGCGTGATGAAGGTGAGCGATACGACGGTGCATTGGCAATCGCAATGTACCAACAAGCCGTGGCGCTATTTAATCGCACTTTATAAACACTTGAAAAACGTCTTACTAAGTACTTTTCAGCATACCCAGCGCGGTATGCTGCTTTACAAAGTACGCTTTTAAATAATCGATAAATAACCTAAGTTTTTTAGAGCCTGTAGCACCTGGCGGAAACACCCCGTAAAGCTCAATATCTTTAGTTTTGTAATCGTCTAATATGATCTCTAGTAGCCCAGCTTGCACCTTTGGCCAGGCATCATATAAGGGAATACGGCCAAGACCATGCCCTGCCTCTACAAATGCCGTGCGTGCTGCCGCATTATTTGTGCTTAAACCACCTTGCATTGTAATGTCGTGCTTTTTGCCCTCTTTTTGAAGCGTTAAAGTTTTACTCCCCAGCTGATACACAACCCATTTATGCGCTTTTAACTCAGCTGGCGTTTTAGGTTTACCAAAATAGTTAAAGTAATCTGAAGAGCCACAAATACAGGTACTCATTGTGGTCAGTTTTGTCGCTTGTAAGTTTGAGTCACTTAACGCAACACCTCGAATAGCAATATCAAAACCATTTTTTATTATATCTACTACGTCGTCGGTCAGCTGTAGGTCGATCTCAATTTTTGGATATTGGCGCTTAAACGTATTTATAGCGGGTACAATTAATTGCATCCCTACATTAACGGGGCAACTCACTTTAAGTAAACCTTGCGGCTCGCTTTTTATATTCTCTATTTGTTGATTAGCGGCATTGGCTTGCTCAGTAATAACGCGACAACGCTCGTAGTACGCTATACCGGCCTCTGTAAGTGTCATTGTGCGAGTAGAGCGGTTTAAAAGTGTAACTTCAAGCTGGGTTTCTAATTTTTTTAAGTGATAGCTTGCCACAGCACGTGTTAAACCTAATTGCTTCGCAGCGCCTGTTAAACTTCCCTGCTCTACAATTTGTGCAAACACCACCATACTTTTTAATTGCTCGAATGACACTTTCATGGCTTTTCCGCCTAGTTAAAATTCAACTCATTCATTGTATCAATTATTAAACCAATAAAGTCAAATTTATCATCGTTGTTTAAAGTAATTTAAATGCATATAGTAATGATACGAGTTTGGTGAATACCAAATAGTAATTAACTCAATTATCGAAGGAATATAGTTATGGCTAAAAAAATACTTATGGTACTTACTTCACATGCGGATCTTGGTAACACAGGTGAAAAAACCGGTTTTTGGGTTGAAGAATTTGCAGCACCTTACTATGCATTTGTTGATGCTGGCGCTGAAGTGACACTTGCGTCTCCTGCTGGTGGCCAACCGCCAATTGACCCTACAAGCACACTTGCTGATTTTCAAACCGATGCAACTAAACGTTACGATGCAGACAGCGCAGCACAAGCGCTAATGGCCAACACACATGTACTAAGCGAAGTAAACTCAAGCGATTACGACGCAGTATTTTACCCAGGCGGCCACGGCCCATTATGGGATTTAGTAGATAACACCGATTCTGTATCACTAATTGAAAGTTTTGT includes the following:
- a CDS encoding dienelactone hydrolase family protein, which produces MIIQQHNTDLPTPTGRMRTTVYRPQADGQFPAIVFYSEIFQQTAPIARSAALLASHGFVVLVPEVFHELNPIGTVLAYDDAGKDKGNADKWKKPLEHHDSDTQTLIDFVKLQQYCSGSVGAMGVCIGGHLAYRAALNPQIKAAFCLYATDIHSNTLPAQEGNNSFERMADIQGEIHFIWGKQDPHVPQEGRSKIYQQCVTTGINYQWQEVNAQHAFMRDEGERYDGALAIAMYQQAVALFNRTL
- a CDS encoding type 1 glutamine amidotransferase domain-containing protein, producing MAKKILMVLTSHADLGNTGEKTGFWVEEFAAPYYAFVDAGAEVTLASPAGGQPPIDPTSTLADFQTDATKRYDADSAAQALMANTHVLSEVNSSDYDAVFYPGGHGPLWDLVDNTDSVSLIESFVKEEKPVAGVCHASAVFLNVKDADGNALVAGKKVTGFTNSEEEAVQLTDVVPFLVEDELIKKGGDYQKTEDWGVLALEDGLLITGQNPASSELAAKKLLTKLG
- a CDS encoding LysR family transcriptional regulator; translated protein: MKVSFEQLKSMVVFAQIVEQGSLTGAAKQLGLTRAVASYHLKKLETQLEVTLLNRSTRTMTLTEAGIAYYERCRVITEQANAANQQIENIKSEPQGLLKVSCPVNVGMQLIVPAINTFKRQYPKIEIDLQLTDDVVDIIKNGFDIAIRGVALSDSNLQATKLTTMSTCICGSSDYFNYFGKPKTPAELKAHKWVVYQLGSKTLTLQKEGKKHDITMQGGLSTNNAAARTAFVEAGHGLGRIPLYDAWPKVQAGLLEIILDDYKTKDIELYGVFPPGATGSKKLRLFIDYLKAYFVKQHTALGMLKST